One part of the Candidatus Desulfatibia profunda genome encodes these proteins:
- a CDS encoding efflux RND transporter periplasmic adaptor subunit → MPDDDLLKLRIDRTTTFSRRVQKKRYVALGIALLILSAAGVLYQQGLLAPAVDVQVTTVQNIYPSQAVTLLNASSYVVAQRKAAVASKLTGRLVFLAVEEGNRVQKGQVIARLENDDALAARDKARANVKLAGFNLQYAGAELEDASRVYERNRALVAKRSISQSEFDAVEARYLKAQAVVAAQQAALQVSEAALKEANLMVDYAYIRAPFDAVVLTKNADIGDIVTPLGAAANAKAAVVTIADMDSLQTEADVSESNIEQVKAGQPCEIQLDALPDERFQGAVHMIVPTADRSKASILVKVNFLDKDPRILPEMSAKVAFLSRALSPEEQKPVKAVLTAAVADRNGQKVVFVVRGERAVKTPVRIGKTYGDMAEVFGTVDVGSKVVFSPLNKIKDNTRIKTPEK, encoded by the coding sequence ATGCCCGATGATGATCTTTTGAAATTACGCATCGACAGGACCACAACTTTCTCACGCCGGGTGCAAAAGAAGCGGTATGTTGCTCTGGGGATAGCCTTGCTGATTCTGTCAGCGGCGGGAGTTCTCTACCAGCAAGGCCTTTTGGCCCCCGCCGTTGATGTTCAGGTCACCACCGTCCAGAACATCTATCCATCCCAAGCGGTCACGCTGCTCAACGCCAGCAGCTACGTGGTGGCCCAGCGCAAGGCTGCGGTGGCCTCGAAGCTCACGGGCCGGCTCGTGTTTTTAGCGGTAGAGGAAGGCAACCGGGTGCAAAAGGGCCAGGTGATCGCACGCCTGGAGAACGATGACGCCCTGGCTGCAAGGGATAAAGCCCGGGCAAACGTCAAACTGGCCGGCTTCAACCTGCAATATGCCGGGGCTGAACTGGAGGATGCTTCTCGGGTTTATGAACGCAACCGGGCCCTGGTAGCCAAACGGAGTATTTCCCAATCAGAATTCGACGCCGTCGAGGCCAGATATCTGAAAGCCCAAGCCGTCGTCGCCGCCCAGCAGGCAGCGCTGCAAGTCAGCGAGGCCGCCCTCAAGGAAGCCAATCTCATGGTGGATTATGCTTACATACGGGCTCCCTTCGACGCCGTGGTACTCACCAAGAATGCCGACATTGGTGATATCGTTACCCCTTTGGGCGCTGCGGCCAACGCCAAGGCCGCTGTTGTTACCATCGCCGACATGGATTCTCTCCAGACAGAGGCAGACGTCTCCGAGTCAAACATTGAGCAGGTAAAAGCAGGACAGCCGTGCGAAATCCAATTGGATGCCTTGCCGGATGAACGTTTTCAAGGCGCGGTCCATATGATCGTGCCTACGGCCGACCGCAGCAAGGCCTCGATTTTGGTCAAGGTCAACTTTTTGGACAAAGATCCTCGAATCCTTCCGGAAATGAGTGCCAAGGTGGCCTTTCTCTCACGCGCGCTTTCACCGGAAGAACAAAAGCCCGTCAAAGCGGTGCTCACGGCAGCGGTCGCCGATCGTAATGGACAAAAGGTCGTCTTTGTTGTCCGGGGTGAGCGCGCCGTGAAAACCCCTGTTCGCATCGGCAAAACATATGGTGATATGGCCGAAGTTTTCGGCACTGTCGATGTCGGCAGCAAGGTAGTGTTTTCACCGCTCAACAAAATAAAAGACAACACCCGCATCAAAACTCCGGAAAAGTGA
- a CDS encoding ABC transporter ATP-binding protein codes for MPIVAIRNVSKSYRRGSQILAVLENITLDIEQGDFLALMGPSGSGKSTLLNLIAGLDQVDQGLITVGGVDITLLSETELAEWRATNVGFIFQFYNLIPVLTAYENVELPLILTSISKKERHAHVTAALGLVKLLDRLDHYPKQLSGGQQQRVAIARAVVTDPNILVADEPTGDLDRASAEEVLQFMERLSNDFGKTIIMVTHDPRAARKARSLKYLDKGVLNNAPEADLSQYV; via the coding sequence ATGCCCATTGTTGCCATCAGAAACGTCAGCAAATCATACCGACGGGGAAGTCAGATTCTTGCGGTGCTTGAAAACATCACCCTGGATATCGAGCAAGGGGACTTTCTGGCGCTGATGGGCCCTTCGGGCTCCGGGAAAAGCACCCTGCTCAACCTGATTGCAGGTCTGGATCAAGTCGATCAGGGCCTCATCACCGTGGGCGGTGTGGATATCACCTTGCTTTCGGAAACAGAACTGGCTGAATGGCGCGCCACCAACGTCGGCTTTATTTTTCAGTTCTACAATCTCATTCCGGTTCTGACTGCCTATGAAAACGTCGAGTTGCCCCTTATCCTGACAAGCATTTCGAAAAAAGAGCGCCATGCGCACGTAACCGCGGCCCTGGGGCTGGTCAAGCTTCTGGACCGTCTGGACCACTACCCGAAACAACTCTCGGGCGGACAGCAGCAACGCGTCGCCATCGCCCGTGCCGTGGTAACGGACCCGAACATCCTGGTTGCCGACGAACCCACCGGAGATCTTGACCGGGCTTCCGCCGAAGAAGTGCTGCAATTCATGGAACGCCTTAGCAACGACTTCGGAAAAACCATCATCATGGTAACGCATGACCCGCGGGCCGCGCGAAAGGCCCGCTCCCTGAAATATCTGGACAAAGGTGTTCTCAATAATGCTCCTGAAGCTGATCTTTCGCAATACGTTTAG
- a CDS encoding SgcJ/EcaC family oxidoreductase — MSTKNEISDQFEMWNKALQKGDPDNVVAYYAADAILLPTVSAKVRHNHAEIRDYFVHFLSKKPRGRITEQNIRIYDNIAINSGLYTFSLTQDGAHADVAARFTFVYRKHKDGWLIIEHHSSILPT, encoded by the coding sequence ATGAGTACAAAAAACGAAATCTCAGATCAATTTGAAATGTGGAACAAAGCGCTTCAAAAGGGAGATCCAGATAACGTTGTAGCATATTATGCCGCAGACGCTATTCTCCTGCCAACTGTTTCTGCCAAAGTGCGCCACAATCACGCCGAAATACGCGACTACTTTGTACACTTTTTATCGAAAAAGCCGCGTGGAAGGATAACAGAGCAGAACATACGCATATACGATAATATTGCGATAAATTCTGGACTATACACTTTTTCTTTGACTCAAGACGGTGCCCATGCAGATGTTGCTGCAAGATTTACCTTTGTCTATCGAAAACATAAAGATGGATGGCTGATCATCGAACATCATTCGTCAATCTTGCCCACTTAG